In the genome of Dunckerocampus dactyliophorus isolate RoL2022-P2 chromosome 6, RoL_Ddac_1.1, whole genome shotgun sequence, one region contains:
- the LOC129182974 gene encoding apoptosis-stimulating of p53 protein 2-like isoform X2, which translates to MMFLTIFLGSGEHDACEVPITPHTLCRDVLDVCREPGEVRCYLTETWRGSERTVGEEEKMMEVLQRWGQRRVEVSYLLRPPAEPGPQLGVCRPADHMTSTGHMTVDHEVQRLRRLRHDGHQEASEQEQVQRLRENILKQEAKLQRVRALRGQVETKRLSNSKLVEEVEQMSGVLQQKQKEVLLAVTRVEELSLQLEALRSSSLLPPLSCLHATSSSSSVELQRLCRELQLRNQLNQDQSTRLQQQREGLNKKNLEVASMERRLAELRHRLWKKKAALQHQENTANVWAAAEPLGGSANVQNSWNNNNLCWFPQQVTSDSAVASKVAAVGPYIQSSCQGPVLAPHQEVVVKPAYLDGTTTLPMPDRSMKPAPWSLKAASAVKAREESSPAHASTLPRMASLCRYTSDASAPVPLRTKEMTEDLLRNRQASSIGQTAKLAPPPVTAFSTGTFPGKMRPAGCALHSHTLPLARKQESPLAATVRPYTPEPSEPLLPVLQKPQTVATASIYSVYTQHSLLGKSYQASTLPRCQPVYGKPVLPASGGQQSALSCASKRSESEGSGAEAAERAPSRPLSPTKLLPFLSIPHRSTGDTDTEALRRRHHAPRPLKKRSSITEPEGPAGPNIQKLLYQKTTLAAMETIFMETPAPGSEDDMSPPPLPPRSPISISTSCCPPSAPLGEVKEEVVYPVSSQPQDLPSSPPPYPLQGDETFSLRPPEVTGQVTALVGKKSILRKADSDPIDRSVRVKFNPLAILLDSSLEGEYDLVRRIIYDVDDPSAANDEGITALHNAVCAGHMEIVKFLVQFGVNVNAADSDGWTPLHCAASCNNVQACKFLVESGAAVFAATHSDMQTAADKCEETEDGYAQCSQFLYGVQEKMGVMNRGVVYALWNYEPQSSDELGFQEGDCMTVLKREEEVEREWWWARCGDYEGYIPRNLLGLYLRIRPRQRSLA; encoded by the exons atg ATGTTCCTGACCATCTTCCTCGGCAGTGGCGAGCACGACGCCTGTGAGGTTCCCATCACGCCGCACACGCTGTGTCGGGACGTCCTGGACGTCTGCAGGGAGCCCGGAGAAGTCCGTTGCTACCTGACCGAGACGTGGAGAGGATCCG AGCGCACCGTCggggaggaggagaagatgaTGGAGGTGCTGCAGCGTTGGGGGCAGCGCAGAGTGGAGGTGTCTTACCTACTGAGACCCCCAGCAGAACCTGGACCACAACTag gtgtgtGCAGGCCAGCTGATCACATGACGAGCACAGGTCACATGACTGTGGACCATGAG GTGCAGCGACTGCGGCGCTTGAGGCATGACGGGCATCAGGAGGCGTCGGAGCAGGAGCAGGTGCAGCGGCTGCGGGAGAACATCCTCAAGCAGGAGGCCAAACTGCAGCGTGTGCGGGCCCTCAGGGGCCAAGTGGagaccaaacgcctcagcaaCAGCAAGCTGG TGGAGGAGGTGGAGCAGATGAGCGGTGTTCTCCAGCAGAAGCAGAAAGAGGTACTGCTGGCCGTCACCCGAGTGGAGGAGCTGAGCCTCCAACTAGAGGCGCTGAGGAGCAGCTCACTGCTGCCTCCTCTTTCTTGCCTCCATgccacctcctcttcctcctctgtgGAGCTGCAGCGTCTCTGCAGAGAGCTGCAG CTGAGGAACCAGCTGAACCAGGACCAGAGCACCCGCCTACAGCAGCAGAGGGAGGGGCTGAACAAGAAGAACCTGGAAGTGGCGTCCATGGAGCGACGCCTGGCCGAGCTCCGCCATCGTCTCTGGAAGAAGAAGGCGGCACTGCAGCACCAGGAGAACACGGCAAACGTGTGGGCCGCTGCGGAGCCGTTGGGAGGTTCTGCTAATGTCCAGAACAGCTGGAACAATAACAACTTGTGTTGGTTTCCCCAGCAGGTGACATCAGACAGTGCTGTGGCCTCCAAGGTGGCGGCGGTGGGCCCGTACATCCAGTCGTCCTGTCAGGGGCCTGTGCTTGCCCCCCACCAAGAGGttgtagtgaagcctgcctACCTGGACGGCACAACCACTCTGCCAATGCCTGACCGGTCCATGAAGCCTGCTCCCTGGTCGCTCAAAGCAGCCTCAG CTGTCAAGGCCAGGGAAGAGTCCAGCCCCGCCCATGCCTCCACACTGCCCCGCATGGCCAGCCTGTGCCGCTACACCTCAG ATGCCTCTGCCCCTGTCCCCTTAAGGACCAAGGAAATGACTGAAGACCTGCTGAGGAATCGCCAG GCGTCGTCTATAGGTCAGACCGCGAAGCTAGCTCCGCCTCCAGTGACTGCCTTCTCCACCGGAACATTCCCTGGAAAGATGCGGCCAGCAGGGTGTGCTCTTCACAGTCACACCCTCCCACTGGCCAGAAAGCAGGAAAGCCCCCTTGCTGCCACCGTACGACCTTACACCCCCGAGCCCTCGGAGCCCCTCCTCCCTGTGTTGCAGAAGCCTCAGACGGTGGCGACAGCGTCCATCTATTCCGTGTACACGCAGCACAGCCTTTTGGGAAAGAGCTACCAGGCCAGCACGCTGCCTCGCTGCCAACCAG TGTATGGGAAACCAGTCCTCCCGGCCAGTGGGGGGCAGCAGTCTGCCCTCTCATGTGCTTCCAAGAGGAGCGAGAGTGAAGGTTCTGGGGCAGAGGCTGCAGAGAGAGCGCCCTCTCGACCGCTCAGTCCCACAAAGCTCCTCCCCTTCCTATCTATCCCTCACAGGAGCACAGGCGATACTGACACGGAAGCCCTACGGCGACGCCACCATGCCCCCCGGCCCCTGAAAAAGCGCAGCTCCATCACAGAGCCCGAGGGTCCGGCAGGGCCAAACATCCAAAAGCTTCTCTACCAGAAGACCACTCTGGCCGCCATGGAGACCATCTTCATGGAGACCCCAGCCCCTGGTTCAGAGGATGATATGAGTCCGCCCCCACTACCCCCACGTTCACCCATCTCAATCTCCACCTCCTGCTGCCCACCATCCGCCCCTCTGGGGGAGGTCAAGGAGGAAGTGGTGTATCCGGTCTCCTCCCAACCTCAGGATCTGCCCTCCTCGCCCCCGCCTTACCCCCTACAAGGAGACGAAACCTTCAGTTTGCGTCCCCCCGAGGTCACTGGGCAGGTCACGGCGTTGGTG GGAAAGAAGTCTATCCTCCGCAAAGCCGACTCAGATCCCATCGACCGGTCGGTCCGGGTCAAGTTCAACCCCCTGGCCATCCTGCTGGACTCGTCCCTAGAGGGGGAGTACGACCTCGTCCGCAGGATCATCTACGAT GTAGATGATCCCAGTGCAGCCAACGATGAGGGCATCACGGCGCTACACAATGCCGTGTGCGCAGGACACATGGAGATTGTCAAGTTTCTGGTTCAGTTTGGCGTCAACGTCAACGCTGCAGACAGTGATGGCTG GACGCCGCTGCACTGTGCTGCCTCCTGCAACAATGTGCAGGCGTGTAAGTTCCTGGTGGAGTCGGGGGCCGCCGTCTTCGCCGCCACACACAGCGACATGCAGACGGCCGCTGACAAGTGTGAAGAGACGGAGGACGGCTACGCCCAGTGCTCCCAGTTCCTCTACG gcGTGCAGGAGAAGATGGGGGTGATGAACAGAGGGGTGGTGTATGCCCTGTGGAACTATGAGCCGCAGAGCAGCGACGAGCTGGGCTTCCAGGAGGGCGACTGCATGACAGTGCTGAAGCGGGAAGAAGAGGTGGAGAGAGAATGGTGGTGGGCGAGATGCGGCGACTACGAGGGTTACATCCCCCGAAATCTGCTTGGG CTCTATCTGAGGATCCGCCCCCGACAGAGAAGTCTGGCCTGA
- the LOC129182974 gene encoding apoptosis-stimulating of p53 protein 2-like isoform X5: MMPMFLTIFLGSGEHDACEVPITPHTLCRDVLDVCREPGEVRCYLTETWRGSERTVGEEEKMMEVLQRWGQRRVEVSYLLRPPAEPGPQLGVCRPADHMTSTGHMTVDHEVQRLRRLRHDGHQEASEQEQVQRLRENILKQEAKLQRVRALRGQVETKRLSNSKLVEEVEQMSGVLQQKQKEVLLAVTRVEELSLQLEALRSSSLLPPLSCLHATSSSSSVELQRLCRELQLRNQLNQDQSTRLQQQREGLNKKNLEVASMERRLAELRHRLWKKKAALQHQENTANVTSDSAVASKVAAVGPYIQSSCQGPVLAPHQEVVVKPAYLDGTTTLPMPDRSMKPAPWSLKAASAVKAREESSPAHASTLPRMASLCRYTSDASAPVPLRTKEMTEDLLRNRQASSIGQTAKLAPPPVTAFSTGTFPGKMRPAGCALHSHTLPLARKQESPLAATVRPYTPEPSEPLLPVLQKPQTVATASIYSVYTQHSLLGKSYQASTLPRCQPVYGKPVLPASGGQQSALSCASKRSESEGSGAEAAERAPSRPLSPTKLLPFLSIPHRSTGDTDTEALRRRHHAPRPLKKRSSITEPEGPAGPNIQKLLYQKTTLAAMETIFMETPAPGSEDDMSPPPLPPRSPISISTSCCPPSAPLGEVKEEVVYPVSSQPQDLPSSPPPYPLQGDETFSLRPPEVTGQVTALVGKKSILRKADSDPIDRSVRVKFNPLAILLDSSLEGEYDLVRRIIYDVDDPSAANDEGITALHNAVCAGHMEIVKFLVQFGVNVNAADSDGWTPLHCAASCNNVQACKFLVESGAAVFAATHSDMQTAADKCEETEDGYAQCSQFLYGVQEKMGVMNRGVVYALWNYEPQSSDELGFQEGDCMTVLKREEEVEREWWWARCGDYEGYIPRNLLGLYLRIRPRQRSLA, from the exons ATGATGCCG ATGTTCCTGACCATCTTCCTCGGCAGTGGCGAGCACGACGCCTGTGAGGTTCCCATCACGCCGCACACGCTGTGTCGGGACGTCCTGGACGTCTGCAGGGAGCCCGGAGAAGTCCGTTGCTACCTGACCGAGACGTGGAGAGGATCCG AGCGCACCGTCggggaggaggagaagatgaTGGAGGTGCTGCAGCGTTGGGGGCAGCGCAGAGTGGAGGTGTCTTACCTACTGAGACCCCCAGCAGAACCTGGACCACAACTag gtgtgtGCAGGCCAGCTGATCACATGACGAGCACAGGTCACATGACTGTGGACCATGAG GTGCAGCGACTGCGGCGCTTGAGGCATGACGGGCATCAGGAGGCGTCGGAGCAGGAGCAGGTGCAGCGGCTGCGGGAGAACATCCTCAAGCAGGAGGCCAAACTGCAGCGTGTGCGGGCCCTCAGGGGCCAAGTGGagaccaaacgcctcagcaaCAGCAAGCTGG TGGAGGAGGTGGAGCAGATGAGCGGTGTTCTCCAGCAGAAGCAGAAAGAGGTACTGCTGGCCGTCACCCGAGTGGAGGAGCTGAGCCTCCAACTAGAGGCGCTGAGGAGCAGCTCACTGCTGCCTCCTCTTTCTTGCCTCCATgccacctcctcttcctcctctgtgGAGCTGCAGCGTCTCTGCAGAGAGCTGCAG CTGAGGAACCAGCTGAACCAGGACCAGAGCACCCGCCTACAGCAGCAGAGGGAGGGGCTGAACAAGAAGAACCTGGAAGTGGCGTCCATGGAGCGACGCCTGGCCGAGCTCCGCCATCGTCTCTGGAAGAAGAAGGCGGCACTGCAGCACCAGGAGAACACGGCAAAC GTGACATCAGACAGTGCTGTGGCCTCCAAGGTGGCGGCGGTGGGCCCGTACATCCAGTCGTCCTGTCAGGGGCCTGTGCTTGCCCCCCACCAAGAGGttgtagtgaagcctgcctACCTGGACGGCACAACCACTCTGCCAATGCCTGACCGGTCCATGAAGCCTGCTCCCTGGTCGCTCAAAGCAGCCTCAG CTGTCAAGGCCAGGGAAGAGTCCAGCCCCGCCCATGCCTCCACACTGCCCCGCATGGCCAGCCTGTGCCGCTACACCTCAG ATGCCTCTGCCCCTGTCCCCTTAAGGACCAAGGAAATGACTGAAGACCTGCTGAGGAATCGCCAG GCGTCGTCTATAGGTCAGACCGCGAAGCTAGCTCCGCCTCCAGTGACTGCCTTCTCCACCGGAACATTCCCTGGAAAGATGCGGCCAGCAGGGTGTGCTCTTCACAGTCACACCCTCCCACTGGCCAGAAAGCAGGAAAGCCCCCTTGCTGCCACCGTACGACCTTACACCCCCGAGCCCTCGGAGCCCCTCCTCCCTGTGTTGCAGAAGCCTCAGACGGTGGCGACAGCGTCCATCTATTCCGTGTACACGCAGCACAGCCTTTTGGGAAAGAGCTACCAGGCCAGCACGCTGCCTCGCTGCCAACCAG TGTATGGGAAACCAGTCCTCCCGGCCAGTGGGGGGCAGCAGTCTGCCCTCTCATGTGCTTCCAAGAGGAGCGAGAGTGAAGGTTCTGGGGCAGAGGCTGCAGAGAGAGCGCCCTCTCGACCGCTCAGTCCCACAAAGCTCCTCCCCTTCCTATCTATCCCTCACAGGAGCACAGGCGATACTGACACGGAAGCCCTACGGCGACGCCACCATGCCCCCCGGCCCCTGAAAAAGCGCAGCTCCATCACAGAGCCCGAGGGTCCGGCAGGGCCAAACATCCAAAAGCTTCTCTACCAGAAGACCACTCTGGCCGCCATGGAGACCATCTTCATGGAGACCCCAGCCCCTGGTTCAGAGGATGATATGAGTCCGCCCCCACTACCCCCACGTTCACCCATCTCAATCTCCACCTCCTGCTGCCCACCATCCGCCCCTCTGGGGGAGGTCAAGGAGGAAGTGGTGTATCCGGTCTCCTCCCAACCTCAGGATCTGCCCTCCTCGCCCCCGCCTTACCCCCTACAAGGAGACGAAACCTTCAGTTTGCGTCCCCCCGAGGTCACTGGGCAGGTCACGGCGTTGGTG GGAAAGAAGTCTATCCTCCGCAAAGCCGACTCAGATCCCATCGACCGGTCGGTCCGGGTCAAGTTCAACCCCCTGGCCATCCTGCTGGACTCGTCCCTAGAGGGGGAGTACGACCTCGTCCGCAGGATCATCTACGAT GTAGATGATCCCAGTGCAGCCAACGATGAGGGCATCACGGCGCTACACAATGCCGTGTGCGCAGGACACATGGAGATTGTCAAGTTTCTGGTTCAGTTTGGCGTCAACGTCAACGCTGCAGACAGTGATGGCTG GACGCCGCTGCACTGTGCTGCCTCCTGCAACAATGTGCAGGCGTGTAAGTTCCTGGTGGAGTCGGGGGCCGCCGTCTTCGCCGCCACACACAGCGACATGCAGACGGCCGCTGACAAGTGTGAAGAGACGGAGGACGGCTACGCCCAGTGCTCCCAGTTCCTCTACG gcGTGCAGGAGAAGATGGGGGTGATGAACAGAGGGGTGGTGTATGCCCTGTGGAACTATGAGCCGCAGAGCAGCGACGAGCTGGGCTTCCAGGAGGGCGACTGCATGACAGTGCTGAAGCGGGAAGAAGAGGTGGAGAGAGAATGGTGGTGGGCGAGATGCGGCGACTACGAGGGTTACATCCCCCGAAATCTGCTTGGG CTCTATCTGAGGATCCGCCCCCGACAGAGAAGTCTGGCCTGA